The genome window GCATACCGATCAGCACCGAAAAGAACATCATCACCACGTGGGGCCAGAGGACCCAGCCGGGGACGTGGTCCTTGAAGCGAATGATCACCTCGCCCTGGGCCGGAACCCGCACGGCTTCACCCTCGACCGTGGCCAGTTCCAGGTGATACTCCAGCTTTCCAGCGGCCGGTTGCGCCGGCAACTCCCCGACCAGCAGGTTCTTGCCGTCGACGCTCTGAGGGGTCATCTCGAGATGGGTGAAGGGATCGTCGGTGCGCAGGCGGCGATAGACCAGCTCCGCCCGGGTCAACCGCTGCGCTCCGGGATCGGGGATTTCCACCCGGGCCGCCGGGTTCGTCTTGATCGACCAGTCGCTGCGAATCAGCTTGTAGGCGTAGACCTCGCCCGCCAGTTCGAACTCCCCCCGGGCCGGGTAGGTCGGCCCGGTGGTCCGCTGGTAGACCACGGCTGCCAGCATCAGAAAAACCGCCAGCACCCAGAGCAGACTGCGCAACCAGAAGGGACTCTTCTTCACCTTGGCACTCCTCCCGGCGGAGCGGAGAGATTCCGCCGGCCGGCGATTCCGGGTCGGCCGAGTATAACCACCAGGCCCGACCGCGTCCGCCCGGACACGGGACGGTGCAAAGCGCGGCGTGGGCGGTTACCATCTCCGCCCGATGGGTATGCCGTCCATCCCCCGAGAACAGGTTCTCCACTTGGCAGCGTTGGCGGGTCTCCGCCTGGAGCCTGCCGAGGTGGATTCCCTGGCTGTCGAACTGGCGCGGATGCTGGAACTGGGCGAAGGCCTGCCGGATCGGCCCGTCGGCGGCGAGCGCCCGGCTGCGGACCCTCCTCCCTTCCGCGACGACGAGCCGCGGCCCGGGCTCCCGCCCGGACGGGCCCTGGCCGCCGCGCCCGGCTCGGAAGACGGCTTCTTCCTCGTCCCGCCGGTCATCCAGCGGGGGGCGCGTTGACCACCGCCCCGATGGACGCCGGAACCCTGGCGACCCGGGTACGCAGCGGGGAGACCTCGGCCCTCGAGGTGGTCTCCGGCTGCCTCGAACGGATCCGGGGCGAGGCTCTCAACGCCGTAGTGCATCGCCTCGAAGACCATGCCCTCGAGCAGGCCCGGCGTGTCGACCGGCACCTGGCTGCCGGGGAGGATCCCGGTCCTCTCGCCGGAGTCCCCCTGCTGGTCAAGGAGAACATCTGCACCCGGACGGGCCCCACCTGCTGCGGTTCGGCTCTCCTGGAGGGCTATGTCGCGCCCTACGACGCCACCGCCGTCGAACGACTCGAGGCGGCGGGAGCCGTGATGGTGGGCAAGACCAACTGCGACGAATTCGGCATGGGGTCGTCCGGGGAAACCTCGTGTCACGGCCCCGTGCTCCATCCGCAGGATCCCGGAAGAGTACCGGGGGGATCGAGTTCCGGCTCCGCCGCCGCGGTGGCCGCGGGCCTGGCCCCGGTCGCCCTGGGCACCGACACGGGGGGGTCGGTGCGGCAGCCGGCGGCGTTGTGCGGCGTCATCGGCCTCAAGCCCACCTGGGGGCGCATCTCGCGCTGGGGCCTGGTGGCCTTCGCCTCCTCGCTCGACCAGATCGGTCCCCTCTGCCGCACGGTCGCCGATGCGGCACTGCTGCTCGAGGTCATGGGAGGACCCGATCCCCGTGACGGCAGCCAGCCCCGGCCACAGCCCCCGATGAAGACCCTCGGCGCGTTGCCCGAACGGGGCCTGCGTGTCGGCCGGATACGACTCGAAGCCGGCGAGGACCTCCACCCTCGCGTGGCGCAGGCTCTCGACCTGGCCGGCGAGGCCTTCGAGCGGGACGGTGCCCGGGTCGAGGAAGTCGATCTTCCGCTGGCCCGGGAGACCCTGGCGATCTACACGCTGATCGCCAACGCGGAGGCCTCGTCCAACCTGGCACGCTTCGACGGACTGCGCTACGGGCGGCAGGCGGAAATCCGCGGCGGCTGGGACCGGGTCCTGGCGGCCAGCCGGGGCGCCTTTTTCGGCCGGGAGGTCAAGCGCCGGATCATGCTCGGCGCCTGCGTACTCTCCGGTGGCTACCGTCGACACCTCTACGCCCGCGCCCAGGACCTGCGGCGGGAGTTGACCCGCAGCCTCGACGCCCTGCTGGAGCGGGTCGACCTGCTGCTCGGCCCCACCGCTCCGGCACCGGCCTTCCGTTTCGGAGAGAAACTCGACGACCCGCTGGAGATGTACCGCCAGGATCGCTTCACCCTGCCGGCCAGCCTTGGCGGCCATCCGGCCATCTCCCTGCCGGCCCCGCGGCAGCCGGCTGAATTGCCCGTGGCCGTTCAACTCGTAGGCGGCCGCTTCCGGGAAGACCTGCTGCTGGCCGGAGCCCGCCTGCTCGAGCATCACGGTTTCGGAGCCGGAGCGTGTTGAGCCGCCTGAGGCCGCGCCGCCTGGCCTGGGCCCTGGCCGCCGCCCTGGGGACGCTGGTGCCGGCGCTGCACGCCCTCGAGCCGCCCGCGCCGGCCTGGGCCGACGCGGTGGAGGTGATCAAGGAAGAGGGCGTCGAGGCCCAACTCGTCGAAGGGCGCTCGATCCACCTGATCGTCCTGCCGGAGAAAGGCGACGGCTACATCTCCCTGACCCGCCGCCTGTGCGGCAAGGAACAGCCCTGGCAGCGCCTGGCCGCGGCCAACGACGACCGCCCCGTGATCGTCGGCCGCCCCGTCACCGTTCCCTGGAACATGCTGCGGGAGGAGTACCGCTACCTGGCCCTGCTCGCCCTGTTCCCCGAGGATCGATCCACGCCGGAGGGCTGGCTGCACCATCCGGCCGCGGCCAGCGTGGAGAGTTACGGCGAGGGCCTTTGGCAGGTCGCCGAATGGTTCACCGGCGACGGCGGGAAATGGCGCGAGATCGCCGCGGCCAACTCCCTGAGCGGACCGGACCTCCCCCGGCATCGGGCGATCCTCGTGCCCGCCGGGTTGCTCTCCCCGCTGTTCCGCCACGTGGAGCGCTCGAGCGATGGCCGGCTGGTCTACCGGGAAGACGACCAGGGCCCCTACGCCGAGTACCGGCTCCGGCGCCGTGAGGCGCTGTATTCGGCGGTGGTGCTGCGCTTCACCAGCCTGACCGAGCCCGCGGACGTGGTGGAGGCCGCCGAACGCATCGCCCGCAGGAGCGGCATCCGGGATGTCAAGAAGATTCCCGTGAATTTCCCGGTGAAGATTCCCCTCGAAATGCTGGGCCTCGAAGCTCTGCCCTCCAATCACCCCCAGCGTGTCGCCGCGCGGATCCTGCGCAGCGAGATGGCCCAAGTGGTCATGCCGCGGCGCAGCCGAAGCCTGGCCGGGGTGCAGGTCCTGCTCGATCCCGGACACGGAGGCAAGGACCTGGGGGCCATCCGCAACAACATCTGGGAGAGCGACTACGTCTACGACGTGGCCTGCCGGGTCAAGCGGGAACTCGAGAAGAGAACCGCGGCCGAAGTCCACATACTCGTCCATGACACCCAGTACGGGTGCCGCATCTTCGACCGCAAGACTCTGCCGAAAAACCGCCGGGAAGTCGTGCAGACCTCCCCTCCCCACCGGGTACGGGGCGGCGCCAGCACGAAAATGGGGGTCAATCTCCGCTGGTACCTGGCGAACAGGATCTTCAGCGACCTGCGGCGCAAGAAGGTCCCGGCGGAGAACGTGGTTTTCATCAGCCTGCACGCCGATTCCCTGCACCACGCGATTCGCGGCGCGATGGTCTACGTTCCCGGCGAGCGCTACCGCAAAGGACGCTACCGCGTCCACGGGGGTTCCTACAGGCGGTACAAGGAGGTCAAGGCGGCCAAGACGATCTCCTTCGGGCGCAAACAGCGGCTGCACGACGAGGCGGTGTCGCGACGTCTCGCGGAGGCGATTCTCGCGGGCTATCGCAAGGAGAAACTCCCGGTCCATTCTCACCAGCCGATCCGCGATCACATCACCAAGCGCGTCCGGCGCCGTACGCGGCGCTACGCTCCGGCCGTCCTGCGCGCCAACCGCGTTCCCGCCAAGGTGCTGCTGGAAACGGTGAACATCAACAACAAGGCCGACGCCAGGCTGATGGCCGACCCCGCAGGCCGTGAGCGCATGGCCCGGGCCATCGTCGAGGGGCTCGAGCGCTTCTACGCCGGGCGCTGAGTCCCGGGGGATGAGAGGATAGGGCCATGGTTCCCGCCGATTTCCGTCGCTGGCTCACCCTGTCCGCCGCCCTTGCACTCTCTTTCGCGCTGCCCCCGGCAAGGGCGGAAGCCCAACCGGAAGCCTGCATCGAAACCTGGTGGCAGACCCGTCTCGAAGCCCTGCGCGCCCACCGGGACTCGGCTCTCGCGCTCTTTCCCTTGCGTTTGCTCGGTGAGATGGCCGCCACCATCGCGGATCCGGGCGAGCTGACCGTCGCCCTCGACGAGTTGCGCCGGCAGGACGGCACCCACCCCCTGGTCGCCGCCGAAATCGACTTCCGGCTGGTGAGCCGCGATCTCCAGCGGGGCGCCGTCGACGCCGCGCGCCGACGGCTGGCCCGCCTCGGTATCGTCCAGGAGTACCTGCTGGCGGGCACCTTCGACGAAGGCGCCGCGGTGGACGATTTCTGGGGCGCTCGCAGGGATCCGCGTCAGTTGACCGGGCGGCGCATCCCGGTCGGCCCCCTGGGAGTGCTGCGCCTGCACCCCCTGCTGCACCCCAACCAGCACCGCATCGCCGCCGTGGCCTTCTACGTCCACGCCAAGCGGCATCGCAAGATCGCGCTGCGCCTCGGTTCCGACGATCGGGCCTCCGTCTGGCTCGACGGCCGGCAGATCCTCATCGACCGGGGCGCCCACGCCCTGGCCTTCGATCAGCAGGCGGTGCTGCTCGACCTCAGTCCGGGCTGGCACCAGGTCGGCCTTTTCGTCGAGCAGATCGAAGGCCCCTGGCGGCTGATCGCGCGCCTGACCGAAGCCGACGGACGCCCCCTCGAAGCCGGCGTCGACTTCGGCGTTCCCGACGATCTTCCCGCCATCACCGCCCCCGCGCCGGCAGCAGCCGAAAACAAGCGACGGCGGCGGCGCAAAAAAACAGAACTGGTCACCCTGACCGCCGAGCTGGAAGAACGGGCGCGCACGGCTCCCCGCTTTTCCGCCGACCTGGCCCTCGATCTGGCCCGCCGGGAGATTCCCGACCGGGATCATGCCCGGGCCGAAGCGATGGCCATCGAAAACGCCTTCCGTCGCCCCCTCGATCCCCAGGCCCTGTGGGCCGCCGCCCTGGTGGTCTCGGACCGCGCCGAACAACGGCGCTACTACGAGCGTTTGCTGGCCCTCGACCCCACCGAACCGGCCGCCCTGCGGCGCCTGGCGCAATACCACATGGCCTTCGATCAGACCCGCCGCGCCGTGGACTACGCCCAGCGTTCCCTCGAGGCCTGTCCGCTTGCCGACCCCTATCTCGCGGGCTGGCTCGAGGTGGCCCGTTACGTCCGCGGCTTTCCCCGCGGAGCCGCCGCCGCACTGGCCCGCCTCAGCGGGCAGGCTCCCCGCCAGGCGACGCTGCTCGAACGCCTCGCTTCCCTCCGGGCGCGTGCGCATCTCCACGGCCAGGCCATCGATGCCTACCTCCGCTATCTGGCCCTCGAAGGTCTCGATGGAGCGGCCCGCAGCGAAGTCGTGCGCCTGCTGGAGGCCGCCGGGCGGACGGACGAGGCGCGGGAAGTTCTCGAGGAGGGCATCCGCCTCGAACCGCTGGCCGTCTCCTGGCGCCACCGCCTGGCGGAACACCACCTGGTCCACGGTCGGGCGGACGCGGCCCTCGAGACCCTGCTCGCGGCCCGCTCCCTGGCTCCCGATGCTCCCTCGCTGCTGCAACTCGAGGGGGAGATCCGCCTGGCCCTCGGCGACCGCCGGGGGGCGGCCCGCGCCTGGCGCAAGGTCATCGAACTCTCCGGCGCATCCAGTGGCCTGGCCCAGCGCCTGGCCGCCCTCGAAGGA of Acidobacteriota bacterium contains these proteins:
- a CDS encoding N-acetylmuramoyl-L-alanine amidase, whose translation is MSRLRPRRLAWALAAALGTLVPALHALEPPAPAWADAVEVIKEEGVEAQLVEGRSIHLIVLPEKGDGYISLTRRLCGKEQPWQRLAAANDDRPVIVGRPVTVPWNMLREEYRYLALLALFPEDRSTPEGWLHHPAAASVESYGEGLWQVAEWFTGDGGKWREIAAANSLSGPDLPRHRAILVPAGLLSPLFRHVERSSDGRLVYREDDQGPYAEYRLRRREALYSAVVLRFTSLTEPADVVEAAERIARRSGIRDVKKIPVNFPVKIPLEMLGLEALPSNHPQRVAARILRSEMAQVVMPRRSRSLAGVQVLLDPGHGGKDLGAIRNNIWESDYVYDVACRVKRELEKRTAAEVHILVHDTQYGCRIFDRKTLPKNRREVVQTSPPHRVRGGASTKMGVNLRWYLANRIFSDLRRKKVPAENVVFISLHADSLHHAIRGAMVYVPGERYRKGRYRVHGGSYRRYKEVKAAKTISFGRKQRLHDEAVSRRLAEAILAGYRKEKLPVHSHQPIRDHITKRVRRRTRRYAPAVLRANRVPAKVLLETVNINNKADARLMADPAGRERMARAIVEGLERFYAGR
- a CDS encoding aspartyl/glutamyl-tRNA amidotransferase subunit C; the protein is MPSIPREQVLHLAALAGLRLEPAEVDSLAVELARMLELGEGLPDRPVGGERPAADPPPFRDDEPRPGLPPGRALAAAPGSEDGFFLVPPVIQRGAR
- the gatA gene encoding Asp-tRNA(Asn)/Glu-tRNA(Gln) amidotransferase subunit GatA, with amino-acid sequence MTTAPMDAGTLATRVRSGETSALEVVSGCLERIRGEALNAVVHRLEDHALEQARRVDRHLAAGEDPGPLAGVPLLVKENICTRTGPTCCGSALLEGYVAPYDATAVERLEAAGAVMVGKTNCDEFGMGSSGETSCHGPVLHPQDPGRVPGGSSSGSAAAVAAGLAPVALGTDTGGSVRQPAALCGVIGLKPTWGRISRWGLVAFASSLDQIGPLCRTVADAALLLEVMGGPDPRDGSQPRPQPPMKTLGALPERGLRVGRIRLEAGEDLHPRVAQALDLAGEAFERDGARVEEVDLPLARETLAIYTLIANAEASSNLARFDGLRYGRQAEIRGGWDRVLAASRGAFFGREVKRRIMLGACVLSGGYRRHLYARAQDLRRELTRSLDALLERVDLLLGPTAPAPAFRFGEKLDDPLEMYRQDRFTLPASLGGHPAISLPAPRQPAELPVAVQLVGGRFREDLLLAGARLLEHHGFGAGAC